A genomic stretch from Anser cygnoides isolate HZ-2024a breed goose chromosome 30, Taihu_goose_T2T_genome, whole genome shotgun sequence includes:
- the LOC136787595 gene encoding olfactory receptor 14A16-like yields MANSSSVSEFLLLAFADTRELQLLHFALFLGIYLAALLGNGLILTAVACDHRLHTPMDFFLLNLALLDLGSISTTLPKAMANALWDTRAISCQGCAAQVFFFLSFISAEYSLLTIMAYDRYVAICKPLHYGSLVGSRACAQMAAAAWGSGFLNAVLHTATTFSLPLCQGNAVDQFFCEIPQILKLSCSDAYLREVGALVFSVSLVFVCFVFIVLSYVQIFRAVLRMPSEQGRHKAFSTCLPHLAVVSLFVSTGVVAYLKPPSISSPSLDLVLSFLYSVVPPAENPLIYSMRNKELKQALWKLMSRCVSKAINFHSTSADD; encoded by the coding sequence atggccaacagcagctctgtgagcgagttcctcctgctggcattcgcagacacgcgggagctgcagctcctgcacttcgcgctcttcctgggcatctacctggctgccctcctgggcaacggcctcatcctcaccgccgtagcctgcgaccaccgcctccacacccccatggacttcttcctcctcaacctcgccctccttgacctgggatccatctccaccactctgcccaaagccatggccaatgccctctgggacaccagggccatctcctgtcagggatgtgctgcacaggtctttttctttctctccttcatatcagcagagtattcccttctcaccatcatggcctacgaccgctacgttgccatctgcaagcccctgcactacgggagcctcgtgggcagcagagcttgtgcccagatggcagcagctgcctggggcagtggctttctcaatgctgtcctgcacacggccactacattttccctgcccctctgccaaggtaatgctgtggaccagttcttctgtgaaatcccccagatcctcaagctctcctgctcagatgcctacctcagggaagttggggcacttgtgtttagtgtttctttagtatttgtttgttttgttttcattgtgctgtcctatgtgcagatcttcagggcagtgctgaggatgccctctgagcagggccggcacaaagccttttccacgtgcctccctcacctggctgtggtctccctgtttgtcagcactggtgtggttgcctacctgaagcccccctccatctcttccccatccctggacctggtgttgtcatttctgtactcggtggtgcctccagcagagaaccccctcatctacagcatgaggaacaaggagcttAAGCAAGCGCTGTGGAAATTAATGAGTAGATGTGTTTCAAAAGCAATAAATTTCCATTCTACCTCTGCAGATGACTAG
- the LOC136787596 gene encoding olfactory receptor 14J1-like, whose product MSCDRYVAICKPLHYGSLLSSRACAQMAAAAWGSGFLDALLQTTNTFSLPLCQGNAVDQFFCEIPQILKLSCSDAYLKEVRLLVVSACLAFGCFLFIALSYVQILRAVLRMPSSQGRHKAFSTCVPHLAVVLLFISPALFAYLKPPSISSPSLDLMVAVLYSVVPPAVNPLIYSMRNQELKATLKKLILVVVFT is encoded by the coding sequence ATGTCCTgtgaccgctacgttgccatctgcaagcctcTGCACTATGGGAGCctcctgagcagcagagcttgtgcccagatggcagcagctgcctggggcagtggcttcCTTGATGCTCTTCTGCAGACTACCaacacattttccctgcccctctgccaaggcaatgctgtggaccagttcttctgtgaaatcccccagatcctcaagctctcctgctcagatgcgTACCTAAAGGAAGTTAGACTTCTGGTGGTTAGTGCATGTTTAGcatttggttgttttcttttcattgcgttgtcctatgtgcagatcctcagagccgtgctgaggatgccctcttctcagggccggcacaaagccttttccacttgcgtccctcacctggccgtggtcttgCTGTTTATCAGCCCTGCCTtatttgcctacctgaagcccccctccatctcctccccgtCCTTGGACCTgatggtggcagttctgtactcggtggtgcctccagcagtgaaccccctcatctacagcatgaggaaccaggagctgaaagccacactgaagaaactgattctaGTTGTAGTATTTACTTAG
- the LOC136787597 gene encoding olfactory receptor 14J1-like, with amino-acid sequence MANSSSVSEFLLLAFADTRELQLLHFGLFLGIYLAALLGNGLILTAVASDHRLHTPMYFFLLNLALLDLGCISTTLPKAMANALWDTRAIFYQGCAAQVFFFLFFISAEYYTLTVMSYDRYVAICKPLHYGSLVGSRACAQMAAAAWGSGFLNAVLHTATTFSLPLYQGNAVNQFFCEIPQILKLSCSGSDFLKELRLLVVSACLAFGCFVFIVLSYVQIFRAVLRMPSEQGRHKAFSTCLPHLAVVSLFVSTAVFAHLEPPSISSPSLDMVVSFLYSVVPPAVNPLIYSMRNQDLKEAVKKLFGDSGIKCTLSKCADDTKLSGVVDATEEGMPSKGSWTSLKFGPKLT; translated from the exons atggccaacagcagctctgtgagcgagttcctcctgctggcatttgcagacacgcgcgagctgcagctcctgcacttcgggctcttcctgggcatctacctggctgccctcctgggcaacggcctcatcctcaccgccgtagccagcgaccaccgcctccacacccccatgtacttcttcctcctcaacctcgccctcctcgacctgggctgcatctccaccactctgcccaaagccatggccaatgccctctgggacaccagggccatcttCTAccaaggatgtgctgcacaggtctttttctttctcttctttatatcagcagaatattatactcttactgtcatgtcctatgaccgctacgttgccatctgcaagcccctgcactacgggagcctcgtgggcagcagagcttgtgcccagatggcagcagctgcctggggcagtggctttctcaatgctgtcctgcacacggccactacgttttccctgcccctctaccaaggcaatgctgtgaaccagttcttctgtgaaatcccccagatcctcaagctctcctgctcaggttCAGACTTCCTAAAGGAACTTAGACTTCTGGTTGTTAGTGCatgtttagcatttggctgttttgttttcattgtgctgtcctatgtgcagatcttcagggccgtgctgaggatgccctctgagcagggccggcacaaagccttttccacgtgcctccctcacctggccgtggtctccctgtttgtcagcactgctgtGTTTGCCCACCTGGAGCCCCcatccatctcctccccatccttggACATGGTGGTAtcatttctgtactcggtggtgcctccagcagtgaaccccctcatctacagcatgaggaaccaggacctcaAGGAGGCAGTGAAGAAACtcttcgg ggATAGTGGGATAAAGTGCACACTCAgcaagtgtgcagatgacaccaagctgagtggtgtagttgatgcaacagaggaagggatgccatccaaagggtccTGGACGAGCTTGAAATTTGGGCCCAAGTTAACCTAA